The Clostridioides difficile genome has a segment encoding these proteins:
- a CDS encoding XkdX family protein, protein MNWYKIITDFYKNDNWTKEQVKTAVTKNKITATEYKEIVGEDYIA, encoded by the coding sequence ATGAACTGGTATAAGATAATAACAGATTTTTATAAGAATGACAACTGGACTAAAGAACAGGTTAAAACAGCAGTTACAAAGAATAAGATAACAGCAACAGAATATAAAGAAATTGTGGGAGAGGACTATATAGCATAG